The following coding sequences are from one Nicotiana tomentosiformis chromosome 3, ASM39032v3, whole genome shotgun sequence window:
- the LOC138907965 gene encoding uncharacterized protein, with the protein MTVTRKTMASQRGDAAIGEGTGKVPSVDGSQSEAQGETSTQPLPATPPHEEFPRDTAHPVPPPLPSDQDLRSAVHLLTQLVATQQQARASASAGSSEGFGSLRVRDFIALSPPNFTGTDQREDPQDFIYQLYRIFRVMHATEKEAVELAAFRLRDIAILWYEEWERSKARDAPIDSWEIFSDAFLDQYLSREIRQARVDQFLALKQSNMSVREYSLRFDSLARYAPSIVATMRDRIHIFIAGLAPGLTEVCATAVLQDSMDISRIQASLRIYKRVGIGSRVHRGLSKDNVRG; encoded by the coding sequence atgacggtgactaggaagactatggCTAGCCAGAGGGGAGATGCAGCAATAGGTGAGGGGACCGGCAAGGTACCCTCAGTAGATGGGTCCCAGTCTGAGGCCCAGGGCGAGACctctactcagccattaccggctacTCCACCACATGAGGAGtttcctagggataccgcacacccagttccccctccacttccatcagatcaagacttgaggagtgcggttcatttgttgacacagttagtagctacccagcaacaagctagggcatcagctagtgcaggatcttctgaggggtttGGGAGTTTAAGGGTCCGAgattttattgctttgagtcccccaaaCTTCACGGgtacagatcagagggaggacccgcaggatttcatataTCAACTttacaggatctttcgggttatgcatgccacagagaaagaggcagttgagctagcagcttttcgactccgagatatagccatcctttggtacgaggaaTGGGAGAGGTCCAAGGCACGTGATGCACCTATAGATAGTTGGGAGattttttcagatgccttccttgaccagtacttatcacgggagatccgacaggctcgggtcgatcagtttctagccctcaagcagagcaatatgagtgttcgagagtatagtctccgttttgactcattagccagatatgcaccatctatAGTTGccactatgcgggacaggatccaCATATTTATAGCAGGGCTAGCCCCAGGGTTGACTGAGGTATGTGCCACTGCTGTATTGcaagatagtatggatatctctcgGATTCAGGCATCGCTCAGAAtatataaaagggtaggcattGGCAGCAGGGTACATAGAGGACTGAGCAAGGACAACGTAAGAGGATAA